The Exiguobacterium mexicanum genome includes a window with the following:
- a CDS encoding NUDIX hydrolase, translating to MEFWDVYDVDCKKTGRTWQRGIRLPQDDYHLVIHVCIFNKDGQMLIQQRQPFKDGWANMWDITVGGSATVGDTSQQAAMRELEEEIGLKLDLSNTRPHLTVNFDEGFDDIYLVEAEVDLDELTLQPSEVQAVQWADEATILDMIRSGKFIPYHEPMIPLLFAMRGQWGGINHVEVI from the coding sequence ATGGAGTTTTGGGATGTGTATGATGTAGACTGCAAGAAAACAGGGCGAACGTGGCAACGAGGGATACGCCTTCCTCAAGATGATTATCATCTCGTCATCCACGTTTGCATTTTCAACAAGGATGGACAGATGTTGATTCAGCAGCGCCAACCGTTCAAAGACGGTTGGGCGAACATGTGGGACATCACCGTCGGCGGTAGCGCCACGGTCGGCGATACGAGTCAACAAGCGGCGATGCGCGAGCTTGAAGAAGAGATCGGGCTGAAACTTGATTTATCTAACACACGGCCCCATTTGACGGTCAACTTTGACGAAGGGTTCGATGATATCTATCTCGTCGAAGCAGAAGTTGACCTCGATGAGTTGACGCTCCAACCATCAGAAGTGCAAGCCGTGCAATGGGCGGATGAGGCGACGATTCTTGATATGATCAGGTCAGGGAAATTTATTCCGTATCACGAACCGATGATTCCGTTGCTGTTCGCGATGCGAGGACAATGGGGAGGTATCAATCATGTGGAAGTCATATAA
- a CDS encoding LURP-one-related/scramblase family protein, whose amino-acid sequence MNTLYMKQKVFSLRGRFSIKDADENDLYFVEGSFMKLPKSFTISDKNGYEITTITKKTFSFLPTFYVDVEGEETLTISKEFTFFKPRYTIDAAGIEVDGNWWDMNFEVRQNGHVIGSVQKKWLTWGDTYEIRVVDDTMEHLLISIVVAIDCVKADQAASSSAAT is encoded by the coding sequence ATGAACACGCTCTACATGAAACAAAAGGTTTTCAGCCTACGTGGCCGGTTCAGTATCAAAGATGCAGATGAGAACGATCTTTATTTTGTAGAAGGTAGTTTTATGAAGTTACCGAAGTCGTTCACGATTTCTGACAAGAATGGATACGAGATTACGACGATTACGAAAAAGACATTCAGCTTTTTGCCGACATTTTACGTCGATGTCGAGGGGGAGGAGACGTTAACGATTTCAAAAGAGTTCACGTTCTTCAAGCCGCGCTACACAATTGATGCAGCCGGGATTGAAGTCGATGGCAACTGGTGGGATATGAACTTCGAAGTACGCCAAAACGGACATGTCATCGGTAGTGTCCAAAAGAAGTGGCTAACGTGGGGCGATACGTACGAAATTCGAGTAGTCGATGATACGATGGAACACTTACTCATCTCAATCGTCGTCGCCATCGACTGCGTCAAAGCAGATCAAGCGGCATCTTCGAGCGCCGCGACGTAA
- a CDS encoding FusB/FusC family EF-G-binding protein, whose product MLERFIENHQFNYIREQVEIIRDSRKKSLPVSVLQAVIDLANAKISYLFPEATPSQLAMIDVSTLQTDESYDMFIDGLRPHVRSFPHVSEQQVKKLFPKQKKLKLPDVAGLNVNRMSYMSWNDLRSNRKYILCEKEDHQLIGIECKPSPNSKKNICAFCNQLAEVSYCVTITKAKQAKNPDYYKAIGTYICTDSATCNEKMTNLNGLMTFVETALTE is encoded by the coding sequence ATGCTAGAGCGTTTTATTGAAAACCACCAATTTAATTACATTCGAGAACAAGTAGAAATCATTCGAGATAGTCGAAAGAAAAGTTTACCGGTCTCCGTATTACAAGCTGTCATTGATTTGGCCAATGCCAAAATTTCATATCTATTTCCAGAAGCGACGCCATCTCAGCTCGCAATGATCGACGTGTCAACCTTACAAACAGATGAATCATATGACATGTTTATAGATGGATTAAGACCCCATGTCCGGTCGTTTCCACACGTTTCGGAACAACAAGTGAAAAAACTGTTTCCAAAACAGAAAAAGCTGAAACTTCCAGACGTAGCGGGTCTAAATGTGAATCGGATGTCCTATATGAGTTGGAATGACTTGCGTTCTAATCGAAAATATATCCTTTGCGAGAAGGAAGATCATCAGCTGATTGGGATTGAGTGTAAGCCAAGCCCGAATTCGAAGAAAAACATTTGTGCCTTCTGTAATCAGTTGGCAGAAGTCTCATATTGTGTGACTATCACGAAAGCAAAACAAGCCAAAAATCCTGACTATTATAAAGCGATTGGGACATATATCTGTACAGATAGTGCCACGTGCAACGAAAAAATGACAAATCTTAACGGCTTAATGACGTTCGTCGAAACAGCTTTGACAGAGTGA
- a CDS encoding CD3324 family protein — translation MKYVNAQHILPEKLLQEVQRYVQGETLYVPRTVQEKKRWGTVSGGKKLLEKRNEAIRISFAKGTGVDQLADEYHLSVSTIRKIIYISK, via the coding sequence ATGAAGTACGTAAATGCGCAACACATTCTTCCAGAGAAATTGCTTCAAGAAGTTCAACGATACGTCCAAGGGGAAACACTTTATGTGCCCCGGACAGTTCAAGAAAAGAAGCGTTGGGGAACGGTCAGTGGCGGGAAAAAGCTACTTGAAAAGCGTAACGAAGCGATTCGGATATCCTTTGCGAAAGGGACCGGGGTCGATCAATTGGCGGATGAATACCATTTGTCTGTCAGTACAATTCGCAAAATCATCTACATTTCAAAATAA